In Cyclopterus lumpus isolate fCycLum1 chromosome 2, fCycLum1.pri, whole genome shotgun sequence, the genomic stretch cagagtgtgtgtgcatccgcTCCTGGACCTCAAGTGATGAATCCGTCTTCACGGAGCGAGAGCGAGCGATTTGACTGGATCTGCATGGCGTTCATTAGAGAGTGGAGATCACCCTGTTGGTTGGCgaggtggagaggaggcggcggcgggggggggggggggggggggggggtgtaattATACTCACCTCGTTCACAGCGGAGATTAAGAGGAGAAGGGATGGAGAGCACAGGAGCGTCAGATGTGAACATGATGAGTGGTGGATCAActcttcctctccgtcctccCCCACGTTCCCTTTTGTCACTGTAACATGTCAAAGTCTCACTTcggtttgcctttttttttttttattccaattaTCAAGGTGTGACTGTGGGCTCcctcccacctcctcatccttcGGATATAATGTTAACGATACTGAAGTTGaagaggaagtaaaaaaaaaaagaaattctttTGTTTGTCGGCAAAGTTACAGGGTTTAATTATCACTTACAAATTTCTCTCCTGGTTCTATCCTCTGCAGGCTTGATGTGTCACGTTGTTGGACATCAGGTCTCAGAGTGACATCCTGAGACAacgctgccctctagtggtggcCGTGAGTCTCGCACACACTTGCGAGGGTGTCTTCTCCTGTCAGGAAATGGATTATGACAGTCTAATTTATTATtatctccatccctctctgaCCCAATATTTCACAGCTTCAACCTGATGTCCTAGTGATAGGCAGGCTCGGTCACACTCAATCTACTCCATCCTTCAGCGTGCACACCGGGCGGGCCTCTTCCCTCCACTTTTGTCAAAATTGATTTATCAATTATAATAAAAGCAGAGTGAGAATATTGGAGTATTAATCACATTTGGATCTGTTTAATAGACTAGAATAATCATTTATAAAGTCCAACTTCAAATTAAGGATTCCAATTATGCCCACTGATGGAAGAACTGAGtgaccacctgtcaatcatcctgtGAGACCACTGCTGTCCTTTTGTCTCTAGTTGTCCACTGAAGTTTGTTTGTTGACTTCTACTGTTGATGCCAATCCTCCAGGTCTTTGTGTATTTAGGTATAAACACCAACAACATATGtgcaaaagagaaagaaaaggagagtttatgtatttgtataattataatatatatatatatataaatatacataatatatataaattataaatatatgaatatatataaatatattagatatgtaatatatatatacaaatattaatatatatatatatatatatgtataaatatatatatatgtaaatatgtatacatatatatataatgtatataaatataactatgtataaatatatatttatatatatgtatgtataaatatacatatatatatatgatatatataaatatatatatatatatatatatatatttacaaatatatataatacatatatatatatcaatatttacaAACATCCATATATGTATTAGTCCATTTAGTTTAGTCCTTCATTTCAGTCCATATTGTGGTTGAAGGAGGTCATCACACATAAGTGTCAGATGCTGGAGGTTCAGGAGGTTCAGGAAGTCCGTTTCTCTCATCGAGCTGGATCCCCTGAACGCCGCGGCCAATCAGGGTGAAGAGCAGCCCAGCCAGCAGGCAGAAGAAGACAGCGACCGGAGCCATCAGGAACGAAGGGCCGTGCCGGACGCTGAGGTGGAAGGAGGGGCAAGTGGAGGCTCTGTGATGGAGGGCAAACTGCTCCAGAGTGTCCAGGATCTGGACCCACGTCAGGTACATCACCAGCACCGCCAGCAGACTCAGACCTGCGAGCCACAGAGTTATAAAAGATTCAAGTTCTCTTCTTCAGGGTTCAGCCCTAGGAGCATATGTGACAACTTTACCCTGGAGGTattgtgtatatactgtgtacatTTGATGAAATATAGCTTTTACtcacattttattgtgtgtattgtacaAATTTAGAGCAAAAGAACATCTCTTTCGCACGTCAGTGGCTGGCTCTTCTTTGCAGAAGACGTAAACACCCTTAACACATGGGCCTTCTTGACTTTATCTGTGGGCTTATGTTGCATTATCCCTGACATGGAGAGTGTGTTGGCTCACAGATAAAGTTCTCTCTGTGTGAACATCAAGCGAGACCGCTAATGTGGTCGGAGGTAGCGATCACATTCTCGGGGTTTGGCAGCCAGCAGGACTCAGCAGATCCTGGATCTGCTAACACTCTGGATCCTGATCATGAGTGATGGGTTAGTCCTTCCAAAAGATTACTGTCAACTTTTGGTCTCCTTGATGAAATATTTCAGTAAATTCTGGGAAATCTTCCCACCTTTTCCCAAAACTGAAATCCTAAGTGAAGGAAAATCTAAGGGGAGAAAGGAGGCGAAGCCAAGAGCTTCGACAAGGACACTAAAAGCACACTTTAAGGAAGCCAAGGAAACTTTTTAACCTCCAAAATGggagcatcacacacacacacagtttttgttcatgtttaaagCTGAatcagataaataaaaaaaatacaatattatttttttaaagcaacataACTACAAGGTAAAGAATTCCCAATTAACATTTGACTGCATTTTCCCCACACAATTAAAAGCCATATTTAATGACTTAAGGTTAATTTAGCGCTTctctgaaataaaataataataaggttTTGTTTGTAACCTCCTAAAACTCATTGACATGCAGCAAAATATTGTTCAGTgcaacatcttttattttaaaaatgatggCGAACATCCCATAATTCCCCAAAAGTTCAATTTTGCAGATAATGTGCATAAAAAGATGCACAAGATTAAATCTAAATCGAGCCgaatataaatatgaagtgTACTAATATAGCTTCAGTGAGAAATTGCTATACAATACTGTCAGACAGTATGAAAAAATGTGAAATTTAAGTGGGGTTAAAATGTAGtttattaatttgaataaacaaatatgtttggGTTAAGAGTCAGATAGAAAGCTGAACTCTTGGCTGGAAGATGATTCAGAGACCCCTGAGGCAAGTATTTAATAGTCGGACTCCATTGTCACTATACACAGCATAAGTATTGTAATGTGTTTTGGGGCTGTACACATGACACTCTTCAGGTCATATTTCTTCTTCTGAACTATTGATTTTCTCAAGACAATGTGGAAGATCGCCCAGCAGCTGCTCCCAGAAAGGAGCTCATTCACTGCACGTCTGCAGATGATGTGACTGTTATTATAAAGGCATGGTTATGTTCGTCATGGCCACTCATATGaggacagaaataaaataatgtgcCTATTTCCAATATTTGGATATGCAAATTTCATATCacgatttatttaaaaaaataattgcgTTCACGATATTTTCGAGATTATCGTCAGAATACGCTTAAAACTTAAATATCACGTTTTATATTTTGATTGCATCACTGGTgggacactttttttcttttttgtcaacacaaaccaaaataaagtaaataagcTAATCATAAATCATCAGCCCCCACCTGCATAGATAAAGGATGAAGACTTAagatttctatatttatttaaatctaatttattgtgttattgtttcttGTTCAGAGCGGTTAGATATGtttatgtaattttttttaacatatttgtCCTTACCGCCACATAGCAGAAGGCCCCCCCCCACTCTGTAGAGTCTGTGATTGGCCAGAGGACCGGCGCAGATGACCATGAATCCACCGGCGACGACGGACGCCGCTCCTGCGACGAGAAAGAAGCTCCAGAAGGTCCTGAAAACTGGGAGAATATGAGGCCTCGTGAGTCACGAGAGATCAccaaacattacaaaaaaaactaataaatgatTCGCGAAAATGATACCGACCAATGGCAGAGGGACTTTCATACGGTTCTGCGGGGGAACCGCGTGTCCCACTGACAGGAAACGGGAAGAGGAAGGCGGCCTGGCACACCTTGTACTGAGGCGGATTAGCTGCGGGGGAAGGACGCAGTTTTGTTGCTGCCGTTAGACCAAATATGGATTTCATAAATGCATCACATGAGTCTGAAGCTCTCACAGATCCAAAGGTCCCACACAGATTGATGATCTGAGGCCGCCATGAAGGAGCAACGCCAGAACAGGCCCTCGTGGAAGACCCTCACGCCACCTCCAGCCTGATGGATCACAAAGCCAATGCTCTTATTCTGTGTAATCCTTACTGCCTTTTCTCCTCGTATTAACCTCAAGGGCAATTAGTCAATGTACATAAATGGACCTTCATCTGAGAAGATGATTTAAATAAACCAAACCTGCATTCAGTCCTTCAGCTCATGTGTAGATGATCAAACATGCAATGAGCAGATCAACCCGTTTCCACTGAACTCTTTCTGGGCTCGATTCCCCCCTCCGATTGCTTTGGTGGGAGCGTGTTCCATTTCCTTCTCTTACCTCCGGGTTTGAAACGGAGCCGCACGAGTAAACCGGGTGTTGGGTTTAAATACCTCGGCGCCGCTCTCGCCCTCGCGTCCCTCCGGCCCGCTGCAGGACTCGGCGGCCAGCAGCCAGTACTCCGTCCCGCAGGAGAGGAGCGCGAGCAGCGCACCCACGGCACCGGAGAACAGAGCCAAGAAGAGGAGCACCTTGAGCCTCTCAGCAGGAGGCATTATAAAGCTTCACCTCCTGGGAGCCATTTCTCCCTCCTTTCACTAAACTCTGCTGAAACCATCGGTCCGTTTGTCTTCTGCTGCAAGAAATAAGTGAGCAGCCCTCTGTCTTAATGGAAATAAACTATTGCATCACGCGTCGGTCAGTCTGCAGGGATACAGTTacaggtggggtgggggggtgggggttaccCACACACAAATATAGCTGTGTTATGTTGAGAATAGATGTGACCCGAAGATAACCAGCACAGCTTGAAgaacacaaaaccacaactgTAGAAATATCTCCTTGGCATTTATTGGAATGCCAGCATTGAAATCCAGGTTTGGTACAGTACAAGGCTATCCAGTAGAACTGAGATCTAGGCAACAGTGATGGTCCAACAACAGTCATTCAAACTGCAAGTTCATATATTAATacgacttttctttttttccaagacATGTTGGTCAAGAGatgattaatacaaataataaaaaagggtcAAAGGAAAGCGGTGACGACGTGTCACGATGCTGCGAGAGAAAAGAAGACTTCGGTGAAAACCTGGAGGAAACTATTTGAACCGATCGATAATATTCTTTAAATGCCGGACTTGTTTTAATAATCTGACTACAAATAAATATCTCTTCCAGGTACtgatggacatttaaaaaaaaaaaaaatcagaaaaaaaaaaaagaaagaaaatcaggAATGGTCAGTTTGTCTGCTgattgatttttgttgttgttgttgttgttgttgttgttgttgacaccCATTTGATGACCAAAGAGGTGTTTAATTCACTGATGTTTGTGGAAAACAAACTAGCAAAGCATGTCCTGCTTCTTGAAACAGTATAGAACATTTAGCAAGAACCCAACCCATATACACAGAGAGGTGCATCTATACAGGACTCATGTTGATTAATTACATATTAAAACCCTGTGAGGATATCATAAGTACATATACGAGGCACGCAGAAATTAAAGATTTATCACCTATTATTAACCTACTTGCAGTAAACATTATATGCGAGGATCCTTTGGGCTGAGTCACCTCTTTCCTCCAATTTGTGAGGATATTGCCGCTAGTTTGGCAGTTTGTTTTGTCCACTGTCGCTTTGTCCGAATGAACGGGTCTGTCGGAGCATCCGCGCAAAGGCTCATGGGACTTCCACGGCACGGGAGGTCTTGCGGCgcttcttccccttttttttttttttccttcttcctcggCCTCCGCTGAATGCGCCGCCCCGACGCCTAAGACATGACTCCGAACACGGGGTTGTGGCGGCAGATGCTCGGCCCGATCTCCTCGTAGTCTTTCTTGGTGTGGCACACTTGGTAGAACTCGGGCTGCCGGAAAACAGAGAAGGGTTAAAGGTTAAGGGCTAAGTCACCGGTAGTGTAATTTCCCTTCACGGGTCATCGATGAAGAAGAACGGTCACCGGAGTTGGTGCAGAAAACACCGTTTTGATACTCACAGTAGACGCCAGCATTGATCCCCCGAACCAGACGGCGTACCTCTGCATGTGATGGGTGATGACTTGCACGTCAATGGGCtttggctgcaaaaaaaagaaaaagagaaaaactccGTCAATAGTGGaggaaatttttttttttaaaaacacttcctgAAAACTTTTCTGCAGAAATAAAGTGGAAACGTTGTCTTCttgttttggccttttttttaaaaatgttgatacAGACATATTGTAGTTACTAAATACTCTTTGTAAACACTAATCAAGTGTATAAGAGAGGGGGAACACATTTTGACTAATCTTCATCCTCACCTTCAACTTGCCGCCGCTCAGCTCTTCGCTCATCTTCAGCCGCGCGTCCACGGTCCTCTTGAGGTCCCTCTGCATGCGTCGGCCAAAGTCCCTGAACATGGTGGAGCCTCCGGAGAGCACGATGTTCTGCGGCacaaggaggagggagacgtTGAAGCGCACGGACTAACAGTTAGAGAGGGCGGCGGCCTGCGGAGGGCGAGTTGCTTCTCTACCTTGTAGAGCGGACGCCTGACGTCGATGGGGCAGTTCTGGATGACCTCGTCCACCACCTCCGAGATCGGCTGGGTGAAGTCTGGGTTGGCGAACTGGACGAGACCGAAGAGCAGACGGGGAGGTCAAAACAACACCATGGTTGTCTGACATTTTTGAAGGCGGCAAACTTTAATACACCGCAACTAAAATAACATGATGAATACGGTTCATTTGTCACCGGCTTGAGGAGGACGATGCCTTTGCTGTTCAATTAAGATCATAAAAAAGCTGACGTTTTGGGCTGAGTCATCCATCAGCTGCAATGTGTCTCGCAAACTCTTTACTCTACCTCGGGGTGGAAGAAGATCTCCGGCCCCAGGAAGCGCTCGTAGCCGACGTCGATGGTGAACTCCTTCTTGGAGACGGAGTTGATGCCTGTGTACTGTTTGATCCACTTGGAGCCGTCTGTGTCGTACTTGTTGAACTCCTTCACCAGGTCGGGGCAGACGTAGCTAAACCGCTCCTAAAAGAACAACAACGCAGTGCAACTTTTAGCGGAGGCAACGTCATCTTTCCATTTAAAACGCGCAGCGGGTTTCCGTCGCCGCACTGACCTCTGGTGGCCAGGCTGAGAAGTGCACAACAGGgacaccacacaaacacaaccacgaTCACCTGATGAGGCCATCGCTGTTTTTCCGTGCAGGTTTCAGTAGAGAAACAGAACTAAATACTAAAAACACAAGAACATAACTTCCTTAAACTGAATTTCCCACTAATCCCTCACCTAAGAGAGCAATCATCAAACAAACTTGGCAAAATAAGACGTTCATCCCGTCTTCCCACTTATCATAAATCATTAAATACTATTTGCTTTGCTGAATATCAGCTCAACCAGCTTTAATGTTTCTAAGCACAGTCCACCACTGACCTTGACCGCTTTAGCCGTCTCCAGCGACTGCTCCGGAGGTATCCCCACCTCCCGCTCCCTCAGCAGCTGTTGGGTGAAGTACGTGATGTCTCGACCAGCGATGGGGATGTGCTTAATGCAGCTGCCGATGACGTAGCCTTCagcctggaggacacacacgcacgggtTCAGGACCGAGAGCGATAATGGAAAAGGTAACCCTGGAATTAAAAAAGGAGAGGCGACACTCACCACCGGGATGACGTGCGTGACTCCGTCGCCGCTGTCGATCACGGTCCCCGTCAGCGTCCGCTCCCCCACCTGTCTGGATGTCCAGGAGGCAGCCAGCGCCAGGACAGCCTGATGCGGAACATACAGCTTTTAACTAAACTAATATGGGACAATAACACACTGTTCTGAAGAGCAAGGTGGAGTAATCTGgcataaaataaaatcacaatatGGTCACTAAACAAAACTAATGAATGACGACTTCGTGCAGGATTTACACCAAGAGAAACACTTAAATCAGAccttaaaaagaagaagtaaaacattttatttcctcattGAACCTCTGAATCACAAATCTTATACTATTTCCAGCCCACAAGTCTAGTTTCAAATATGCTCAAAAAAGCTTCCCTACTTCTACGGCTAGTAGACGTCACAGTAAAATTAATTATGGTTGGCAATGCGGCTAATGGAAAGTGTTAATTTCGGGTGCCGGAAAGTTTGGGAAACGTACTTGAACAGCAATGTAGAGACCCGGGACGTTGAAGGACTCAAACATGATCTCTGCGGTGTACTCTCGGTTTTCTGGTGTGTTGAGAGGAGGTTCtgtctggagagagagacacacaactgaTGTGAATACAGAATGACCTGAAGCCACTATTCTACATCTAGTTCTAGAGGGGGAAAAAGGGCATTATATGCAACTAAGAGTGACTTtaattaagatttaaaaaaaagaccttcTTGATAGTTTTGGAATGGTAAATTAGACATTGTGTTTCTGGATGTATGAACTCTTAGCGATGTACGCAGCTCTGGCCTCACCAAAAGAAAGTAATGGTCTTCAGGTTCTGCCCGCAGATACTTGAAGATGATCTGCTCCATAAACCTCTCCATCAGGTCCCAGTCCTCCACTATCCCGTGACGGATGGGCCACtggaagggaagaagggaaatGTCAGTATCTTAAATATGACCGCCTCACAAGATGAAGTCcactctgacttcctgtctacCTTTGTTGCATACGATGGTTTGTCTATGGCTTCATCCCCGATGAAGAAATCCAGGTCATCGACCCCCTTCATCATCCGGCGCTGGGCCTGGTCTCCCACCTTGGCCGACTCTTTGATTGCGATACCTGGAGACGATGAAACAATACGTGATGATGTTGAATGAAAAACAGATGAatagagataaataaatagtttcagCTGTGGAATAATACACAGTATAGTATTTacagacacaatacacaacTCTGAAATTAAGGACATCTGACTAAAAAGTAATAAGACAATGTCACTGATTCTTATTAAAAAGCTTGTCTTCTCTTCAGGGAAACCATTAAACatactatttattttcatcacCGACGGCAACACAGATGAACGTAACTGTGAAACACAGTCTGCCTCACAAGCTCTTTATTTAATTAGAATTATATCATCTCATTATTTTCTAAAAGAAAGATGTCCGGTAACCTGGACTGTGGTAAAAGGAAGTAGACCTGAAACCGTCACCATGTTGCAAATCATAAAAGGAAGAATCCTCATATAATTATTAACTTTGTAACATGAATTTAGAAATCAAGAAAACATAATGAtcaatatacaaaataaaaagatcttGATATGATTTAattgactgactgtttgaaAACATCTGAACAAGTGtattacacattaatacacactgtTACTTATATCTGGAGTTTAAGCATATTAAACAATCACACTTTGATGAAACTAAACTcgtgttttggtcttttttccTGCATCACTTACATGAAGGGATGATGAACTGTGGTTCTGTATTTCCTGCATAACCGAGCTTTGTGTACCTGCAAGGGAACAAACAGGTCGAGTTACAGATGCACCCCAACACACTAAACCAACCACAGATACGTAACTATACATAACATATTATTATCGATTATTACTCATTCTGCCCTGAGGGTTTGACCAGGAAGTGGCATTAGCCTAGCTAGCCAGCTGCAGCTAACCGCgtcaataaaacagaaaattaaGAAACAAAAGCGTGCGAAATAAACCATCCGGTCACGTTAACGTGTCGGCGTGCGGCTTTTAATCTGCCTTTAAAGACGACGTGTGAAATCCACGAGCGCGCGCGTGGATACGCAGCTTGATTTGAGGCTCATCGGCTCGACGGGGCGTTAGCTGGAAGTTTGACAGCCAGCTAACGCTCGCTAGCGTCGTGTTGTTGTCACTCACCCGGTGCCGCAGTCAACAACGCAAGCCGGTAGCCGACCAGCCATGCTCGCTCTCCTTCGGTCTTGTCGACGAGCAAATGTATATCAGGCGCCCGGTACGAACGGATATCTGGATCAGCGGCGGATTTAAATCGCAGCAGCGCTGAATGAAATAGCAGTGACGGCCGATTCGAGAACGCTTCCGGGTTTGGGGGAAGATTTTTTCGAGTGCAGAGTCAGCAGCTTCGAAGGCGCAATACTGACCCCTAGTGGGCGGAGACCGATACTGCAACTGAGTGTTGATTTacctgtttaaatgtttgtttttcagattaaatgttacaaatattacatttggaaaatatgtatatttgttaaATAAGGGCTACAAGTCTTTCTTGTTCATGTGCTTTGTTTTCAGAAGTTTAAAAGACTGAAAAGTTGTAATTATTATGTGCAATCAAATGCAGGGTGGCATTATTTTAAGGCTGCATGTGCTAGAACTACGAGCTACAATAAGACATATAAAGCATAAAAGAATCAGATGAAGTAAATATGCAATAAAAGTATTAGAATGCTTACAACgcatattaaatacatacattacatttcatttagctgacacttttatccaaagcgacttacattctcAGACGTATTTTGCATGACAcaaaaaataacacaacaatgtTGCAATGTTACAAGCAGGTCTTTTATACAGTGATTTTCCATTGAACAAGAAATAGTAACCTCATCTCGCCCTGCTGACTCCACCAGATGATATCAGTGATTTAGGTCCCACCAAAGGGCCCTCACCCTCCATGAGTGCATGGAGGGCAACTGATAAAGACGATATATGAGCAGGAAGGAGCTTCAGGGCTCCATTCTGGCTGCAGAGCGCCTTACCACATTAAGAGCAATCCCAGGGCCTGGGAACATTGGCCCTTTGTCTCCAGGCGAGATCATCACTCACACAAGAGTCTCTTCAGCCCTCGGCTCTGCTGCTCCAGATGGAAACAGTCGTCGCTGTGGAGCCCGGCCACTTGATGGAAACTCACCATCAAGAACCGTGAGGGAGACAATTCGTTTCAGCATCGTCAGAAGATCGGCCCGGAGACCCGCTATCATAGAAGTGCAATCTCTTTACATCCCTGAGATGCATTGTACAGAGCACAAGTGCTTTTCTTTCACCCTCTCTTTTCACTTGAACTGAGCAATGCCATCATGTCATAATGATTGAAAACACGATTGGTCTCATCC encodes the following:
- the LOC117745947 gene encoding transmembrane protein 182-like, with amino-acid sequence MPPAERLKVLLFLALFSGAVGALLALLSCGTEYWLLAAESCSGPEGREGESGAEVFKPNTRFTRGVRVFHEGLFWRCSFMAASDHQSVWDLWISNPPQYKVCQAAFLFPFPVSGTRGSPAEPYESPSAIVFRTFWSFFLVAGAASVVAGGFMVICAGPLANHRLYRVGGGLLLCGGLSLLAVLVMYLTWVQILDTLEQFALHHRASTCPSFHLSVRHGPSFLMAPVAVFFCLLAGLLFTLIGRGVQGIQLDERNGLPEPPEPPASDTYV
- the LOC117745730 gene encoding actin-related protein 3, whose product is MAGRLPACVVDCGTGYTKLGYAGNTEPQFIIPSCIAIKESAKVGDQAQRRMMKGVDDLDFFIGDEAIDKPSYATKWPIRHGIVEDWDLMERFMEQIIFKYLRAEPEDHYFLLTEPPLNTPENREYTAEIMFESFNVPGLYIAVQAVLALAASWTSRQVGERTLTGTVIDSGDGVTHVIPVAEGYVIGSCIKHIPIAGRDITYFTQQLLREREVGIPPEQSLETAKAVKERFSYVCPDLVKEFNKYDTDGSKWIKQYTGINSVSKKEFTIDVGYERFLGPEIFFHPEFANPDFTQPISEVVDEVIQNCPIDVRRPLYKNIVLSGGSTMFRDFGRRMQRDLKRTVDARLKMSEELSGGKLKPKPIDVQVITHHMQRYAVWFGGSMLASTPEFYQVCHTKKDYEEIGPSICRHNPVFGVMS